A section of the Candidatus Chlorohelix allophototropha genome encodes:
- a CDS encoding IS110 family transposase: MSGQLSQASPSATPVPQFLVGVDIASQKFMVAVFKLDKTITLKPLEFDNSLTGFEKLCAQFDQLGLVPAHTLVGMEATARYWENLYHYLSRHGYQLILLQPAHTHQWAANRGLRAKTDRLDSLTIARHLLAEDARSYLFDRVKRTISLVHVQQQRQKRNRAIIPVFVPEFFNRYLGKEWQTDSADLIYRKGSFWLYIVVSTDKADTTPTDKAIGVDLGSSRIAVTSKRNFFGGKAKKEVNNRYFRLRRSLQAKGTKSAKRYL; this comes from the coding sequence ATGTCAGGGCAACTAAGCCAAGCTAGCCCATCCGCTACACCAGTTCCTCAATTTCTAGTAGGTGTCGATATAGCTAGCCAAAAATTTATGGTGGCAGTTTTTAAGTTGGATAAAACAATCACACTCAAACCGCTCGAATTCGACAACTCTCTGACTGGTTTCGAGAAATTGTGTGCTCAATTCGACCAACTCGGTCTGGTACCGGCACACACTCTGGTAGGAATGGAAGCAACCGCCCGTTATTGGGAAAACCTTTATCACTATCTGAGCAGGCATGGCTATCAGCTAATTTTACTCCAGCCCGCTCACACCCATCAATGGGCTGCCAATAGAGGGTTGCGCGCTAAAACCGATCGACTAGATAGCTTAACGATTGCACGACACTTATTAGCAGAAGACGCTCGTTCCTACCTTTTTGACAGGGTAAAACGAACGATTAGCCTTGTACACGTCCAGCAACAAAGACAAAAACGCAACCGCGCTATTATCCCTGTCTTTGTTCCTGAGTTCTTTAACCGCTATCTCGGAAAAGAGTGGCAAACCGATAGTGCCGACCTTATCTACCGTAAGGGTAGTTTCTGGTTGTATATCGTTGTTTCCACTGATAAAGCTGATACAACTCCTACCGATAAAGCTATCGGGGTGGATTTGGGTAGCAGCCGGATAGCGGTTACTTCCAAGCGCAACTTCTTTGGTGGTAAAGCCAAGAAAGAAGTAAACAACCGCTACTTTCGACTTCGCCGGTCGCTTCAAGCTAAAGGCACTAAATCTGCTAAACGGTATCTTTAA
- a CDS encoding ParA family protein, whose translation MTAKIICLAQNKGGTAKTSSVLNLAACLVQFDLRVLTVDLDQQCNLTVSLGVDPVGLNPTTFQLITDSSVTAQDTIVHTAEGIDLLPASIKLGVLNFSIQETLGRERLLSKKIRAIIGNYDFVLIDTPPSFDIATLNGLTAADYLMVPVVPERLCVEGLGNMLRTYQEIRENSNPNLEMLGIFIARYDGRRTLHKELEGALREEWGNSAFATIIRERANMQEASMRGQSVIAYQRGSDLSADYLALTQEVLDNVRSV comes from the coding sequence ATGACTGCAAAAATAATCTGCTTGGCTCAAAATAAAGGTGGCACTGCCAAGACCTCTTCCGTTCTTAATCTTGCTGCCTGCTTGGTACAGTTCGATCTTCGGGTGTTGACGGTTGATCTTGACCAACAGTGTAACCTGACAGTATCGTTGGGGGTTGATCCAGTTGGTCTGAACCCAACCACTTTCCAGCTTATTACGGATAGTTCGGTTACGGCTCAGGATACTATTGTACACACTGCTGAAGGAATTGACCTCCTACCTGCCTCTATAAAGCTGGGGGTGCTTAATTTCTCGATACAGGAAACACTGGGTCGGGAGCGTCTTCTCTCCAAAAAAATCAGAGCTATAATCGGAAACTATGATTTTGTATTGATCGATACCCCACCTAGCTTCGACATCGCCACTTTAAACGGTCTCACTGCCGCCGATTATTTGATGGTTCCGGTTGTTCCAGAACGGTTGTGCGTGGAAGGTCTTGGCAATATGCTCAGGACTTACCAAGAAATACGCGAGAATTCCAATCCCAATCTTGAAATGCTGGGTATTTTTATAGCCCGCTATGATGGTCGGCGCACACTTCATAAAGAATTGGAGGGAGCGTTACGGGAGGAATGGGGAAATAGCGCTTTTGCCACAATCATACGTGAACGGGCTAATATGCAGGAAGCGTCTATGCGTGGTCAATCGGTTATTGCTTACCAACGTGGCAGCGACTTGTCGGCTGACTATCTGGCTCTTACTCAGGAGGTACTAGACAATGTCAGATCTGTCTAA
- a CDS encoding BRO-N domain-containing protein: MAQGKELSLFNGITIRRIWHKGEWYYSIVDIVAALTQNEKPSIYWSKVKKRARAEGFAEGIEPLKLKSADGKLRETDTANRETILRLIQSVPSPNAEPFRIWLAQVGEERFQEIEDPSLMLERMRQHYRKLNYPEEWIEQRIRNDIVRNDLTDEWRERGAKEGVQFAVLTNEIHEGTFEVSIQAHKTYKLLPSKTNLRDHMTVLELALLSLGEATAITLHQDRDTQGFEGLKKDSREAGTAAGRARKEIEQSVGHPVVSNQNFLKQQRRPLGQLSMFEEEEDV, translated from the coding sequence ATGGCTCAGGGTAAAGAACTATCTCTGTTCAACGGTATCACGATTAGAAGGATTTGGCACAAAGGCGAATGGTATTACAGCATTGTAGATATTGTGGCAGCCCTTACTCAAAATGAGAAACCTAGTATCTACTGGTCTAAAGTAAAGAAACGTGCCAGAGCAGAAGGGTTTGCAGAAGGAATCGAACCTCTGAAACTTAAATCTGCCGATGGAAAGCTCAGAGAAACCGATACAGCAAACCGCGAAACAATTCTTAGACTTATCCAATCCGTACCCTCACCCAATGCAGAACCTTTCCGTATCTGGCTTGCCCAGGTTGGAGAAGAGCGTTTCCAAGAAATTGAAGATCCTTCTCTGATGCTGGAGCGAATGCGGCAGCATTATCGCAAACTTAACTACCCGGAGGAGTGGATTGAACAGCGCATACGAAATGATATTGTACGCAATGATCTTACTGATGAGTGGAGAGAGCGGGGTGCCAAAGAAGGGGTACAATTTGCCGTTTTGACAAATGAAATTCATGAGGGCACTTTCGAAGTCAGCATACAGGCACATAAAACCTATAAGCTTCTGCCATCAAAAACCAATCTGCGTGACCATATGACCGTGCTTGAGTTGGCTTTATTGTCTCTAGGAGAAGCTACTGCTATCACCCTTCATCAGGATCGGGATACGCAAGGCTTTGAAGGGTTGAAAAAGGATTCCAGAGAGGCAGGAACAGCGGCAGGGAGAGCTAGAAAAGAAATTGAGCAATCGGTAGGACATCCCGTAGTGAGCAATCAGAATTTTTTAAAGCAGCAACGCCGACCACTAGGACAGCTTTCGATGTTTGAGGAAGAAGAGGATGTTTGA
- a CDS encoding ParB/RepB/Spo0J family partition protein — MSDLSNKKNLRPARINIPSLNNIVARTEGQQLVGTASSTRALVGAMIIPIDLLIEASEQVRHDFHSDKAKEALQELADDIQSRGVLEPLIVRRSGANVPEEKQYEIIAGARRFRAAQLAGLKEVPVIVKDMDDREAKFTMLVENIQRLDLTDTDEKRFFLMLQSDYNLTNREIAKLINKSAMYVNRRLNDQVEELAKDSENGNNSNAPLQDQPVTPRIIRFNPSVFRKFNQALDTALVWVTQTTPDTRDIIRQNISEMEQKLAELKKLISLEED; from the coding sequence ATGTCAGATCTGTCTAATAAGAAGAACCTCCGACCAGCCAGAATCAATATTCCTTCGCTTAATAATATTGTAGCTCGCACGGAAGGGCAGCAATTGGTGGGAACTGCTTCCTCAACCAGAGCACTGGTGGGCGCTATGATTATACCGATTGACCTTCTAATCGAAGCTAGCGAGCAAGTACGTCACGACTTCCACTCGGATAAAGCCAAAGAAGCGCTACAAGAGTTGGCTGATGATATACAGTCCAGAGGTGTTTTGGAACCGCTGATTGTACGTCGTTCTGGTGCGAATGTGCCGGAGGAGAAGCAGTATGAGATTATTGCGGGTGCGCGACGCTTTCGGGCGGCTCAACTTGCTGGGCTAAAGGAAGTGCCGGTTATTGTCAAAGATATGGATGACCGTGAGGCGAAATTTACTATGTTGGTCGAGAATATACAACGCCTTGACTTGACCGATACTGATGAAAAACGCTTCTTTTTGATGCTTCAAAGCGACTACAACTTGACCAACCGTGAAATCGCCAAATTAATCAATAAGAGCGCAATGTATGTCAATCGACGTTTAAATGATCAAGTTGAAGAGCTGGCAAAAGATAGTGAAAATGGTAACAATAGTAACGCTCCGTTACAAGACCAACCTGTAACACCAAGAATTATTCGCTTCAATCCTTCGGTATTTCGTAAATTTAACCAGGCATTGGATACTGCTTTGGTATGGGTCACGCAGACTACACCCGACACAAGAGATATTATACGTCAGAATATTTCTGAAATGGAGCAAAAACTGGCAGAACTTAAAAAACTGATATCTTTGGAAGAAGACTAG
- a CDS encoding DUF3854 domain-containing protein, with protein sequence MSAEHRAYLKAEGLAEEFIVRCGTLRYSQAGSIAGKIVQQFGEEIACRHPALLKVIAGSRSWWTIAGASDGLLFPAFSHTGIMLGIQLRKDRPQGRSDRYRWLSHGGLGGTPLSVFRVETKAQNSHHLIITEGFKKAAVASHNWQCHAISLAGVTAYRETELIEIIQQLAVSGISLAFDRDKHQNPRVREAEQKLLRLLAATFPQISLFSLNWDMPHSAVEETNSALLLPPSQETVFTPDPLKGLDDALKADAVFRFDLAISTGPRFVPALPPEALALNFGTATPLFTVEQARRQHRAILDRKIRCPDGTKTVITSTTGTGKSQAADEALATALLESTLEHRVLLVCPTKENIRERTRPDTLLGQAVAQGLAVIQRGRRLIDLNAPPASPEPEDCANPLALQAGSARHAAARFVCRDCPFGSEVNWQKAFPGQLRPFHCEIDGYLASRKLSRQARVVIATKEAYLNNSHELGRFEVVICDEELLPYLLESGITVDGEVLRGWREKIALTALYAPEWQKLLGIIETTLDTLSREEADCRAGRLVNAWPYLEQAALAVGEDLRSLAAWCQIQAAPPIAEMMLYEAFHFETPYRHNAKLNLPYRAAAALLRALTEENAGPPYAVKGPDGSFRLEIIEVRGHLVELLRHKTLVVLDSTVPPQLKMLFPELQEQHYAVPQHQWITQITGALYSKGDLYKATTRANISRAIRAFAGNGEKHLTVVPLRFEEGEEALELPESGQVEHWGLHRATNRFAGLDSLALVGHHLRPLDRIEAEVKALKAFLGEEQGVAQDSVQPRYQKLRLYNHLDRTGRSAGLWRQCHSDPAVQAAIEHDYASHIIQAIGRLRTALRSEQLPPARILILCNEPVGDLKIDELTTTGKIAINPAEKMNFSCESYEESSKNQGVVHGETKPDKERDSEPEMSLLQEETVDTQVKDPFWEDLPIAWALT encoded by the coding sequence TTGTCTGCTGAACACCGGGCCTACCTGAAAGCGGAGGGATTGGCGGAAGAATTTATTGTCCGCTGCGGCACCCTCCGTTATTCCCAGGCGGGGAGTATCGCTGGAAAAATAGTACAGCAGTTTGGCGAAGAAATCGCCTGCCGCCATCCGGCCCTTTTGAAGGTAATCGCGGGTAGCCGGAGTTGGTGGACCATCGCCGGAGCGTCCGACGGGCTGCTCTTCCCGGCATTTAGTCACACCGGTATTATGTTGGGAATCCAGCTCCGAAAAGACCGGCCGCAGGGTCGTAGTGACCGTTATCGTTGGCTCTCCCACGGCGGTCTTGGCGGTACCCCGCTTTCGGTATTCAGGGTAGAAACTAAAGCTCAAAATTCCCACCACCTGATCATCACCGAAGGTTTTAAGAAAGCGGCGGTGGCCTCCCACAACTGGCAGTGCCACGCTATTTCCCTGGCCGGTGTTACCGCCTACCGGGAAACTGAACTGATCGAAATTATCCAACAGCTTGCGGTCAGTGGTATTTCGCTGGCCTTTGACCGGGATAAACACCAAAACCCCAGGGTAAGGGAAGCCGAGCAGAAGTTGCTACGCCTGCTGGCGGCGACTTTCCCGCAGATAAGTCTGTTTAGTTTGAATTGGGATATGCCGCATAGTGCCGTTGAAGAAACGAATTCAGCCCTATTGTTGCCGCCTTCCCAGGAAACGGTCTTTACCCCGGATCCCTTAAAAGGCCTTGATGATGCTTTGAAAGCCGACGCGGTTTTCCGCTTTGACCTGGCTATTTCCACCGGCCCCCGCTTTGTCCCAGCTCTTCCCCCTGAAGCCCTTGCCCTAAACTTTGGCACCGCCACCCCCCTCTTTACCGTGGAGCAGGCCCGCCGACAGCACCGCGCTATTCTTGACCGTAAGATCCGCTGCCCTGACGGCACCAAAACCGTTATCACCTCCACCACCGGCACCGGTAAAAGCCAGGCCGCCGATGAGGCGTTGGCTACCGCTCTTTTGGAAAGTACCCTTGAACACCGGGTGCTTTTAGTATGTCCCACTAAAGAGAATATCCGGGAGCGCACCCGCCCTGATACGCTGCTGGGTCAGGCGGTAGCGCAGGGGCTGGCAGTTATACAGCGTGGGCGGCGGCTGATCGACCTTAACGCCCCTCCTGCGTCACCCGAACCGGAGGATTGTGCCAATCCGCTGGCTCTCCAGGCCGGGTCCGCTCGCCATGCGGCTGCCCGCTTTGTCTGCCGGGATTGTCCTTTTGGCAGTGAGGTGAACTGGCAAAAAGCCTTTCCCGGCCAGCTACGTCCTTTCCATTGCGAGATTGACGGGTATCTTGCCAGCCGAAAACTGAGCCGCCAGGCCAGGGTGGTGATCGCCACCAAAGAGGCCTACCTGAATAACTCGCATGAGCTGGGCCGGTTTGAGGTGGTAATTTGCGACGAGGAACTTTTACCCTATCTGCTCGAAAGCGGTATTACCGTTGACGGCGAGGTACTGAGAGGCTGGCGGGAAAAGATTGCCCTGACCGCCCTTTACGCGCCGGAGTGGCAAAAGCTTCTGGGGATAATCGAGACCACCCTGGATACTTTAAGCCGGGAGGAAGCAGATTGCAGGGCCGGACGACTGGTAAACGCCTGGCCCTATCTGGAGCAGGCGGCGCTGGCGGTGGGGGAAGATCTCAGAAGCCTGGCCGCCTGGTGTCAGATCCAGGCCGCCCCGCCGATTGCCGAGATGATGCTTTATGAAGCCTTTCATTTTGAAACGCCCTACCGGCACAATGCAAAACTGAACCTGCCTTACCGGGCCGCCGCAGCGCTGCTACGGGCGCTGACGGAAGAAAATGCCGGCCCACCCTACGCCGTTAAAGGGCCGGACGGTAGTTTCCGGCTTGAAATTATCGAGGTCAGAGGGCACCTGGTGGAACTGCTCAGACATAAAACGCTGGTGGTGTTGGATTCTACCGTTCCGCCCCAGCTTAAAATGCTGTTCCCGGAACTGCAGGAACAGCATTACGCCGTGCCCCAGCACCAGTGGATTACCCAGATTACCGGGGCCCTTTATTCCAAAGGCGATTTGTATAAGGCGACTACCAGAGCTAATATCTCAAGGGCGATCAGGGCTTTTGCGGGTAACGGAGAAAAACATCTAACGGTGGTGCCGCTTCGCTTTGAAGAGGGGGAAGAAGCGCTGGAACTCCCAGAAAGCGGGCAGGTGGAACACTGGGGGCTACACCGGGCCACCAACCGCTTTGCCGGACTGGATAGTCTGGCGCTGGTCGGTCACCACCTGCGCCCGCTGGACCGGATCGAGGCCGAAGTAAAAGCGCTCAAGGCTTTTCTGGGAGAAGAACAAGGGGTAGCGCAAGATTCTGTTCAACCACGGTATCAAAAACTTCGGCTGTATAACCATTTGGACCGGACGGGGCGGAGTGCCGGTTTATGGCGGCAGTGTCATAGCGACCCCGCGGTTCAAGCCGCCATCGAACACGATTACGCCTCCCATATTATCCAGGCCATTGGACGGCTCCGAACCGCGTTACGGTCGGAACAGCTGCCTCCGGCCAGAATTCTAATACTTTGTAATGAGCCAGTGGGGGATTTAAAGATTGATGAGCTTACCACGACCGGTAAAATAGCCATCAACCCCGCTGAAAAAATGAATTTCTCATGTGAATCTTATGAGGAATCGTCCAAAAACCAGGGGGTGGTTCATGGGGAGACTAAACCTGATAAAGAGAGAGATAGCGAACCGGAGATGAGTTTGCTCCAGGAAGAGACGGTTGACACCCAGGTAAAAGATCCGTTTTGGGAGGATTTGCCCATAGCCTGGGCGCTTACTTGA
- a CDS encoding helix-turn-helix transcriptional regulator produces the protein MFQRDLEELRLEYEIELDGDGRYYLPETTATTRILSAILSKEEQVLLSRVQQEFQTGHPYASDVSQLLSKLAGQLNQQMQRLDSSTPLSYFGPYFARDYSRYRPLIETLEQAIRQQQKIQFIYTRPVSRSSEEIPHHAVEPQSVGVRNGVFYLYGYNPKMSRVFPFRLDKIKELRVLPQKFATLRKPELVEFEYLLHTDLVKGGISERFHQQELLEILSDGRAHVKAKEEEFWIIQEMLRLGQKVELLSPLYLRQRLAQEIKVMMSYYAGDEV, from the coding sequence ATGTTTCAACGCGACCTAGAGGAACTCCGGTTGGAATATGAGATTGAGCTGGACGGGGATGGACGCTATTATCTTCCCGAAACCACTGCCACCACTAGAATCCTTTCAGCTATACTGAGTAAAGAGGAGCAAGTGTTACTCAGCCGAGTTCAGCAGGAATTTCAAACTGGTCATCCCTATGCCAGTGATGTCAGCCAGTTACTCAGTAAGTTAGCCGGACAACTTAACCAACAAATGCAACGCTTAGATAGTTCTACCCCTCTGAGTTATTTTGGACCCTATTTCGCCCGAGATTACAGTCGCTATCGCCCACTTATAGAGACGTTAGAACAGGCTATCCGTCAGCAACAGAAAATCCAATTTATTTATACTCGTCCTGTCAGTCGTTCCTCCGAAGAAATCCCTCACCACGCGGTTGAACCACAAAGTGTTGGTGTGCGAAACGGGGTCTTCTATTTATATGGCTACAATCCCAAAATGAGCCGAGTGTTTCCATTCCGCCTTGACAAAATCAAGGAGTTGCGCGTATTGCCCCAGAAGTTTGCAACCCTTCGTAAGCCGGAACTCGTGGAATTTGAATATTTACTCCATACAGACTTAGTTAAGGGCGGAATATCCGAGCGGTTTCATCAGCAAGAATTACTTGAAATCCTGTCCGATGGTCGCGCCCATGTGAAAGCCAAAGAGGAGGAGTTCTGGATTATTCAGGAAATGCTACGCTTGGGTCAAAAGGTAGAACTACTTTCCCCGCTTTACCTTCGTCAACGCCTTGCCCAAGAAATTAAAGTAATGATGAGTTATTATGCCGGAGATGAAGTTTGA
- a CDS encoding transposase, with product MSGKIARFQRDVNHCVSKTIVLNCSPCDMIAMENLTDIRDRVKGRRTQRRAMSNWSFRQIQGFVEYKAKFAGVRVKYVDARYSSQGCSSCGVVDKRSRRNQSEFVCKLCGHSLNADLNAAVNQPIVSIACARRGI from the coding sequence CTGTCTGGTAAGATTGCACGGTTTCAGCGTGATGTGAACCACTGCGTCTCGAAGACTATAGTTCTCAATTGTTCTCCCTGTGACATGATTGCAATGGAAAACCTGACCGATATTCGAGACAGGGTAAAGGGCAGACGTACTCAACGCCGAGCTATGAGCAACTGGAGCTTCCGACAAATTCAAGGATTTGTTGAATACAAAGCCAAGTTTGCCGGAGTTAGAGTTAAGTATGTTGATGCCCGCTACAGTTCTCAAGGTTGTTCCTCTTGCGGGGTTGTAGATAAACGTTCCCGCCGCAATCAATCTGAATTTGTTTGTAAACTTTGTGGTCACAGCTTAAATGCTGACCTCAACGCTGCCGTCAATCAGCCTATCGTCTCAATCGCCTGTGCCCGTAGGGGTATCTGA
- the katG gene encoding catalase/peroxidase HPI, which yields MDQNNTETAGKCPVMHGGNTLTGKSNMDWWPNALNLNILHQHDTKTNPMGKDFSYREEVKKLDVEALKKDLLNFMTESQEWWPADWGHYGGLMIRMAWHAAGSYRIADGRGGAGTGNQRFAPLNSWPDNVHLDKARRLLWPIKKKYGNKLSWADLIVFAGTMAYESMGLKTFGFGFGREDIWQPEKDINWGPEKEWLGSSRYEGDNRESLENPLAAVQMGLIYVNPQGVNGQPDPLRTAQDVRLTFARMAMNDEETVALTAGGHTVGKAHGNGDAGQLGPDPEAAEIEEQGLGWINKTSRGIGRNTVTSGLEGAWTTHPTKWDKGYFYLLFNYDWELKKSPAGAWQWEPLNIKEEDKPVDVEDPSILHNPIMTDADMAMKKDPIYREISERFFNEPEYFSEVFARAWFKLTHRDMGPKARYLGPDVSKEDLIWQDPVPAGPKDYDVVAVKARIANSGLTVSEMVTTAWDSARTFRGSDLRGGANGARIRLAPQKDWEGNEPPRLARVLAVYEGIATNTGASVADVIVLAGNVGVEQAARAAGFDLTVPFSPGRGDATEEMTDAGSFEALEPIHDGYRNWLKKDYAVSAEELMLDRTQLMGLTAAEMTVLVGGMRVLGTNHGGTKQGVFTEREGVLTNDFFVNLTDMGFRWEPAGNNLYEIIDRKTGVVKWAATRVDLVFGSNSILRAYAEVYAQDDNKEKFVKDFISAWTKVMNADRFDIEQKI from the coding sequence ATGGATCAGAATAATACGGAAACTGCAGGCAAATGTCCGGTGATGCACGGTGGAAACACTCTTACCGGCAAATCAAACATGGATTGGTGGCCTAATGCCTTGAACCTGAACATCCTCCACCAGCACGACACAAAGACCAATCCAATGGGGAAAGATTTCAGCTACCGCGAGGAAGTCAAGAAACTTGACGTTGAAGCACTCAAAAAAGACCTGCTCAATTTTATGACTGAAAGTCAGGAGTGGTGGCCAGCGGATTGGGGACACTATGGTGGCCTTATGATCCGGATGGCCTGGCACGCTGCCGGTTCTTATCGTATCGCCGATGGCCGGGGCGGGGCAGGTACAGGCAACCAGCGGTTTGCTCCGCTGAATTCCTGGCCGGACAACGTGCACCTTGATAAAGCACGCCGGTTGCTTTGGCCTATTAAGAAAAAGTACGGCAACAAACTCAGCTGGGCCGACCTTATCGTGTTCGCAGGTACTATGGCCTATGAATCCATGGGGCTGAAAACCTTCGGGTTTGGGTTTGGCCGTGAAGATATCTGGCAGCCTGAAAAAGACATCAACTGGGGTCCCGAAAAGGAGTGGCTAGGTTCAAGCCGTTATGAGGGTGACAACCGCGAGTCTCTGGAAAACCCACTCGCCGCAGTTCAGATGGGGCTGATCTACGTCAATCCGCAAGGCGTGAACGGCCAGCCGGATCCGCTCCGGACGGCGCAGGACGTACGCCTGACGTTTGCCCGTATGGCGATGAACGACGAAGAAACCGTCGCCCTGACCGCCGGTGGCCATACCGTGGGCAAGGCTCACGGCAATGGCGACGCGGGCCAACTGGGGCCAGACCCTGAAGCGGCTGAAATTGAAGAACAGGGACTTGGCTGGATCAACAAGACCAGCAGAGGTATTGGTCGTAACACGGTGACCAGCGGTCTCGAAGGGGCCTGGACGACCCACCCCACCAAGTGGGATAAAGGCTATTTCTACCTTCTCTTCAACTATGACTGGGAACTGAAGAAAAGCCCTGCGGGCGCTTGGCAATGGGAACCCCTCAACATCAAGGAAGAAGACAAGCCGGTTGATGTGGAAGATCCCTCAATCCTACATAACCCAATTATGACCGATGCTGACATGGCCATGAAAAAGGACCCGATTTACCGGGAAATTTCTGAACGGTTTTTTAATGAGCCAGAGTATTTCTCTGAAGTATTTGCGCGGGCGTGGTTCAAGCTGACCCACCGTGATATGGGCCCGAAGGCGCGTTATCTTGGTCCGGATGTGTCAAAGGAAGACTTGATCTGGCAGGACCCGGTTCCAGCCGGCCCTAAGGATTACGATGTGGTAGCGGTCAAGGCACGTATCGCGAATAGCGGCCTGACCGTAAGCGAAATGGTTACTACTGCCTGGGATAGCGCTCGAACATTCCGCGGTTCGGATTTGCGGGGTGGTGCCAACGGCGCCCGCATCCGCCTTGCGCCCCAGAAAGATTGGGAAGGAAATGAGCCGCCGCGTCTTGCCAGGGTGCTTGCGGTGTATGAAGGTATTGCCACTAACACTGGGGCAAGCGTTGCAGATGTGATTGTTCTTGCCGGGAATGTGGGTGTTGAGCAGGCTGCTAGGGCCGCTGGCTTTGATTTGACGGTTCCCTTTTCCCCTGGTCGCGGTGATGCAACGGAAGAGATGACAGATGCAGGGTCATTTGAGGCGCTTGAACCCATCCATGATGGATATCGCAACTGGCTTAAGAAAGACTACGCTGTCAGCGCAGAAGAACTCATGCTTGATCGTACTCAGCTAATGGGTCTGACCGCCGCCGAGATGACGGTACTTGTGGGCGGTATGCGTGTTCTGGGAACAAACCACGGCGGAACTAAGCAGGGTGTATTCACTGAACGTGAAGGCGTTCTGACTAATGATTTCTTTGTAAACCTGACAGACATGGGATTCAGATGGGAACCGGCAGGCAATAATCTTTATGAAATCATTGACCGCAAGACAGGTGTTGTCAAGTGGGCCGCCACGCGCGTAGATCTTGTATTCGGTTCCAACTCGATCCTTCGCGCTTATGCGGAAGTCTATGCCCAGGATGATAATAAAGAAAAGTTTGTAAAAGATTTTATTTCTGCCTGGACTAAGGTTATGAACGCCGATCGTTTTGATATCGAGCAGAAAATTTAG
- a CDS encoding helix-turn-helix domain-containing protein has translation MPSLQKKQAPLEVASSFESSARTNGYFVQVPVELIKNPNLTPAALKLYLLLLSYCGSKSCAWPSQGRLAEEMGLSERRVRGLLKELEGAELVTVTHSSGTTNTYHLGRPSLKNQGVSESSEENLFRRGRKYISSNIHELELNHVCEKVPSQYDSNEDKNTPLVSTTETEPLAYTLPSIPSALLPSEAAEIEALLVSAGLSQLLSEELALLIIGRKRDIEYVRLIVQASQKSGIYNPPGFIRFMLLRDADPVQVKKLGSDARQRKRQVKNPAPIDFSKYTTGKYAYLTCSTTFGEDTNTSSPEFSEEIMGANPTEILSSEESTAPFETAFEYKIENAPKDRTAFYITEDKPSSQELSDIWRILRIELDHSKCLPATVSQYARLKLDKDSEKCYLWFPDWVCLTPQQEKTIYKTLLEILQKRMFLHFLPGGFDQKIQLA, from the coding sequence ATGCCTTCTTTACAAAAGAAACAGGCTCCTCTTGAGGTTGCTTCAAGTTTTGAGTCATCGGCAAGGACGAATGGATATTTTGTCCAAGTTCCCGTAGAACTAATAAAAAACCCAAACCTCACCCCGGCTGCTCTAAAGCTTTACCTGCTGTTGCTTTCTTATTGTGGTTCCAAATCCTGCGCTTGGCCTTCACAAGGTAGGCTAGCAGAGGAAATGGGACTTTCCGAAAGACGGGTACGAGGGCTATTAAAAGAGTTGGAAGGAGCGGAATTGGTTACGGTAACGCACTCCAGCGGTACAACCAACACTTATCATCTTGGAAGACCTTCGTTAAAAAACCAAGGTGTGTCAGAAAGTAGTGAGGAAAATCTTTTCCGGAGGGGGAGGAAATATATTTCCTCCAATATACATGAATTAGAATTAAACCATGTGTGTGAAAAAGTACCATCACAATACGATTCTAACGAAGACAAAAATACACCGCTTGTTTCCACCACTGAAACTGAACCACTAGCCTATACACTACCTTCAATTCCCTCCGCTTTATTACCATCGGAAGCAGCAGAAATTGAAGCTCTACTGGTTTCAGCCGGTCTATCTCAACTCTTAAGCGAAGAACTGGCACTCCTAATCATCGGAAGAAAACGGGATATCGAGTATGTAAGGTTGATAGTACAGGCAAGTCAGAAATCTGGAATCTACAATCCTCCCGGTTTTATTCGCTTTATGCTTCTGCGCGACGCTGACCCTGTTCAGGTAAAAAAACTTGGCAGCGATGCTAGGCAGCGTAAACGACAAGTTAAAAACCCTGCTCCTATAGATTTTTCCAAATACACCACCGGTAAATATGCCTATCTAACTTGTTCTACTACCTTTGGAGAGGATACCAACACCTCCAGTCCCGAGTTTTCAGAAGAAATCATGGGCGCAAATCCTACTGAAATCCTATCTTCTGAAGAGTCTACTGCTCCATTTGAAACAGCCTTTGAATACAAAATCGAGAATGCTCCTAAAGATAGGACGGCTTTCTATATCACCGAAGACAAACCTTCGAGTCAAGAACTTTCCGATATCTGGCGCATATTGAGGATTGAACTAGATCACAGTAAATGTCTACCGGCAACGGTATCGCAATATGCTCGATTGAAACTGGATAAGGATTCAGAAAAATGCTATTTGTGGTTTCCAGATTGGGTCTGCCTGACACCCCAACAGGAAAAAACAATTTACAAAACGCTGTTGGAAATACTGCAAAAAAGGATGTTTTTGCACTTTTTACCGGGTGGGTTTGATCAGAAGATTCAGCTTGCGTAG